Proteins co-encoded in one Halorussus lipolyticus genomic window:
- a CDS encoding ABC transporter ATP-binding protein: protein MPRELLHDDSKTMDGIDSEPAAAAEARRESDDTDHETVLELDGVVKEYAAETAVDSLSLSVREGELLTLLGPSGCGKTTTLRMMAGLERPDGGEVRLGGDVVADESQFVKPEDRDVGLVFQDFALFPHLTVAENVAFGLTEADDDETERRVDELLELVDLSGHREATPDELSGGQQQRVALARSLAPEPEILLLDEPFSNLDVRLRVEMREEVRQILKEAGVTAVSVTHDQEEALSISDRVAVMNDGQVEQVDTPETVFEHPESRFVASFLGQAGFLSAWHEEGTVVTPIGNFAPQRLNGLTTEYAGTDLDVLVRPDDLRATVVDEAEADGHIVHRQYTGPSFVYRVELENGDLVHCQHNHVKELDIGKPVRVELDADHTLAWYPPEDDGDDESITDRVSESARPR, encoded by the coding sequence ATGCCTAGAGAACTGCTACACGACGACTCCAAAACGATGGACGGAATCGACTCAGAACCCGCGGCCGCCGCCGAAGCGCGACGAGAGAGCGACGACACCGACCACGAGACGGTGCTGGAACTCGACGGCGTGGTCAAAGAGTACGCCGCGGAGACCGCGGTCGATTCGCTCTCGCTGTCGGTCCGCGAGGGGGAACTACTGACTCTGCTCGGCCCCTCGGGGTGCGGCAAGACCACGACGCTCCGGATGATGGCGGGCCTCGAACGCCCCGACGGCGGCGAGGTCCGTCTCGGTGGCGACGTGGTGGCCGACGAATCCCAGTTCGTCAAACCAGAGGACCGAGACGTGGGACTGGTCTTTCAGGACTTCGCGCTGTTCCCGCACCTCACGGTCGCCGAGAACGTCGCGTTCGGCCTCACCGAGGCCGACGACGACGAGACCGAACGCCGCGTGGACGAACTCCTCGAACTCGTGGACCTCTCGGGCCACCGCGAGGCCACGCCCGACGAGTTGTCGGGCGGCCAGCAACAGCGCGTTGCCCTCGCTCGGTCGCTCGCGCCGGAACCCGAGATTCTCCTGCTTGACGAACCCTTCTCGAACCTCGACGTGCGACTCCGAGTCGAGATGCGCGAGGAGGTCCGCCAGATTCTGAAGGAGGCGGGCGTGACCGCCGTCTCGGTCACCCACGACCAAGAGGAGGCCCTCTCGATTTCCGACCGGGTGGCCGTGATGAACGACGGGCAGGTCGAGCAGGTCGATACGCCCGAGACCGTCTTCGAGCATCCCGAATCCCGGTTCGTGGCCTCCTTCCTCGGGCAGGCCGGGTTCCTCTCGGCGTGGCACGAGGAGGGGACGGTCGTGACGCCAATCGGGAACTTCGCGCCACAGCGCCTCAACGGCCTGACGACCGAGTACGCGGGCACCGACCTCGACGTGTTGGTCCGGCCCGACGACCTGCGAGCGACCGTCGTGGACGAAGCGGAGGCAGACGGCCACATCGTCCACCGCCAGTACACCGGCCCCTCCTTCGTCTACCGGGTCGAACTCGAAAACGGCGACTTGGTTCACTGCCAGCACAACCACGTCAAGGAGTTAGACATCGGCAAACCGGTCCGGGTCGAGTTGGACGCCGACCACACGCTGGCGTGGTACCCGCCGGAGGACGACGGCGACGACGAGTCGATAACCGACCGGGTTTCCGAGTCTGCGCGTCCTCGATGA